In Capsicum annuum cultivar UCD-10X-F1 chromosome 7, UCD10Xv1.1, whole genome shotgun sequence, one genomic interval encodes:
- the LOC107878661 gene encoding cytochrome c oxidase copper chaperone 2: MGGGLSKEGTSTTISSSQLGDGLSKESTSTATSSSQLPNDERSVPTMVSADSKPKKKICCACPETKKVRDECIVEHGESACQKWIEAHLKCLRAEGFNV; encoded by the coding sequence ATGGGGGGTGGATTATCAAAGGAGGGCACTTCAACAACCATATCTTCGTCGCAGTTGGGGGATGGACTATCAAAGGAGAGCACTTCAACAGCTACATCTTCGTCACAACTTCCAAACGATGAGAGGTCAGTTCCCACTATGGTCTCTGCAGATTCAAAGCCAAAGAAGAAGATTTGTTGTGCGTGCCCAGAGACTAAGAAGGTGAGGGATGAATGCATTGTGGAACACGGTGAATCAGCTTGTCAGAAATGGATCGAGGCTCATCTTAAATGCCTTCGAGCTGAAGGATTCAACGTCTGA
- the LOC107878664 gene encoding dynein light chain, cytoplasmic codes for MHSSSSSSSSLPHHQRPNNNNNNNNDNVICKSSISAAEEVKLAALAISLNVRLRSADMPFAMQVHALRFSTTLLLHSATQRPNPTLLARSIKKEFDSMYGPAWHCVVGKSFGSFVTHSPAGFLYFSLDSFSFLLFKTEVQLITESVVPTPPVS; via the exons atgcattcttcttcttcttcttcttcttcacttcccCATCACCAAAGacctaacaacaacaacaacaacaacaacgataaTGTCATTTGTAAGTCTTCTATATCAGCAGCAGAAGAAGTGAAGCTTGCTGCGCTTGCTATTAGCCTTAATGTTCGTCTTAGATCAGCTGATATGCCTTTTGCCATGCAAGTACATGCTCTTCGTTTTTCTACAACTCTTCTTCTTCACTCTGCAACTCAACGTCCTAATCCTACTCTTCTTGCTCGCTCCATCAAAAAG GAGTTTGATTCGATGTACGGGCCGGCATGGCACTGTGTGGTGGGGAAGAGCTTTGGATCCTTTGTGACTCATTCACCTGCTGGATTTCTGTATTTTTCTCTGGATTCCTTTTCCTTTCTTCTGTTCAAGACAGAGGTTCAGTTGATCACAGAATCAGTAGTACCAACACCTCCTGTCAGCTGA
- the LOC107878662 gene encoding 3-deoxy-manno-octulosonate cytidylyltransferase, mitochondrial, giving the protein MSSSSSSSSSSSSSKSWIINGLAIGAAMAAALGARAYLARSGRFRSRVIGIIPARFASTRFQGKPLVHILGKPMIQRTWERAKLAATLDHVVVATDDEKIAECCQGFGAEVIMTSESCRNGTERCNEALQKLGKKYDIVVNIQGDEPLIEPEIIDGIVKALQAAPDAVVSTAVTSLKPEDAFDPNRVKCVVDNRGYAIYFSRGLIPYNKSGKVNPHFPYLLHLGIQSYDSKFLKIYPELEPTPLQLEEDLEQLKVLENGYKMKVIKVDHETHGVDSPEDADKIEQFMRERNLS; this is encoded by the exons ATGTCGTCATCGTCATCGTCTTCGTCTTCGTCAAGCTCTTCAAAATCATGGATCATAAATGGTCTGGCTATAGGAGCTGCAATGGCTGCGGCTCTCGGTGCTCGCGCTTACCTGGCCCGATCCGGCAGGTTTCGGAGTCGGGTCATTGGAATTATACCCGCCCGTTTTGCTTCTACTCGCTTTCAGGGTAAACCGCTTGTTCATATCCTGGGCAAGCCGATGATCCAG AGAACATGGGAAAGAGCAAAACTTGCTGCTACCTTGGACCACGTTG TCGTGGCAACAGATGATGAAAAGATTGCTGAGTGCTGTCAAGGTTTTGGTGCAGAAGTAATCATGACCTCTGAATCATGTAGAAATG GAACCGAGCGATGTAATGAAGCTCTTCAAAAGCTTGGAAAAAAATATGACATTGTCGTTAACATACAAGGAGATGAACCTCTTATAGAACCAGAGATAATAGATGGCATTGTCAAAGCCCTGCAG GCTGCACCAGACGCGGTCGTTAGCACTGCTGTGACGTCTCTAAAACCTGAGGATGCATTTGATCCAAATCGTGTCAAATGTGTGGTCGACAATCGTGGTTATGCAATCTATTTTTCACGAGGATTGATCCCTTATAACAA GTCTGGCAAGGTTAATCCTCATTTTCCGTACTTGTTGCACCTAGGAATTCAG AGCTACGATTCCAAGTTCCTGAAAATATATCCAGAATTGGAACCTACACCATTGCAACTTGAAGAAGATCTTGAACAATTGAAGGTCCTTGAGAATGGATACAAGATGAAG GTGATAAAAGTTGACCATGAGACTCACGGTGTTGACTCCCCGGAAGATGCAGACAAGATAGAGCAGTTCATGCGGGAGAGAAACTTGTCTTAG